In a single window of the Marinitoga sp. 38H-ov genome:
- a CDS encoding bifunctional aspartate carbamoyltransferase catalytic subunit/aspartate carbamoyltransferase regulatory subunit: protein MEKVLKDTFLSRSLTVINDLSIDEQLFLYNQTRRLKEKWFNKEDVSEFMIKGNVGIYIVFIEPSTRTKESFINAAKFHKNAKVTIFDSNLSSFNKNESYVDTFNMLTGYSDYSIFIVRTKLEGTCKLLEKSVSDFAVRNNLIVPSFINAGDGKHEHPTQELLDEFTFLEKNNFDNSYIHIALVGDLLHGRTVHSKVNGLKIFKNVKVDLIAPQEILMPKHYIEKMKSNGFEVRIFESIEKYLKQKDIANIWYFTRLQLERMGEDILEKEFFLRKSVTFKKEFLPLLPQDVKFYHPLPRHKIYPTIPTFLDSLPLNGWEKQAINGYWTRIILLSMFGGALKYNSNNNTDICNNEEYIISAPVINGTKGVQKDGKRGIKPIENGTVIDHIAKGKGADEIFLTILKIRKIMKFFDIDSADGIFKSEDGKLKGYISLPDKYLSKREIKKLSAISPNITVNIIKNSRVTEKYRIKLPPKVYGFEELKCKNENCISNPIHGENVKGSFIRNNNGELICEYCETPHDYNEIWDI, encoded by the coding sequence TTGGAAAAAGTGTTAAAAGATACTTTTCTAAGTAGGTCTCTTACTGTTATTAATGATTTAAGTATTGATGAACAACTTTTTTTGTATAATCAAACCCGAAGATTAAAAGAAAAATGGTTTAATAAAGAAGATGTTTCTGAATTTATGATTAAAGGAAATGTTGGTATTTATATTGTATTTATCGAACCTAGTACAAGAACTAAAGAATCTTTTATAAATGCTGCAAAATTCCACAAAAATGCTAAAGTAACTATCTTCGATTCAAATCTCTCCTCCTTTAATAAAAATGAAAGTTATGTTGATACGTTTAATATGCTAACCGGTTATAGTGATTATTCAATTTTTATTGTAAGAACAAAGTTAGAAGGTACTTGTAAGTTACTTGAAAAATCCGTTTCTGATTTTGCTGTTAGGAATAACCTTATTGTCCCTTCTTTTATAAATGCTGGTGATGGAAAGCATGAACACCCTACCCAAGAACTCCTCGATGAATTTACCTTCCTTGAAAAAAATAATTTTGATAATTCTTATATTCATATAGCATTAGTTGGTGATCTTTTGCACGGAAGAACTGTACATTCAAAAGTTAATGGATTAAAAATTTTTAAAAATGTTAAAGTGGATTTAATAGCTCCTCAAGAAATTTTAATGCCAAAACATTATATAGAAAAAATGAAATCAAATGGATTTGAAGTTAGAATATTTGAGTCAATTGAAAAATATTTAAAACAAAAAGATATAGCAAATATTTGGTATTTTACAAGACTTCAATTAGAGAGAATGGGAGAAGATATTTTAGAAAAAGAATTTTTTTTGAGAAAATCTGTAACTTTTAAAAAAGAATTCCTTCCTTTGCTTCCTCAAGATGTTAAATTTTACCATCCTTTACCAAGACATAAAATTTATCCTACTATTCCAACTTTCCTTGATTCATTACCATTAAATGGTTGGGAAAAACAAGCAATTAACGGATATTGGACACGTATAATATTATTATCTATGTTTGGAGGCGCATTAAAATACAATTCTAACAATAATACAGATATTTGTAATAATGAAGAGTATATAATTAGTGCTCCAGTAATAAATGGAACAAAAGGTGTCCAAAAAGATGGAAAAAGAGGTATTAAACCTATAGAAAATGGAACAGTAATTGATCATATTGCAAAGGGTAAAGGAGCGGATGAAATATTTTTAACAATTTTAAAAATAAGAAAGATTATGAAATTTTTTGATATTGATAGTGCAGATGGTATTTTTAAATCTGAAGACGGAAAATTAAAAGGATATATAAGCTTACCTGATAAATATTTATCAAAAAGAGAAATTAAAAAGCTTTCTGCAATTTCTCCAAATATTACTGTTAATATAATAAAAAATTCAAGGGTAACTGAAAAATATAGGATAAAATTACCGCCTAAAGTGTATGGATTTGAAGAATTAAAATGTAAAAATGAAAATTGTATATCTAATCCTATTCATGGGGAAAATGTAAAAGGCTCTTTTATAAGAAATAATAATGGGGAACTAATTTGCGAATATTGTGAAACCCCTCACGATTATAATGAAATATGGGATATTTAA
- a CDS encoding AIR carboxylase family protein, with translation MAKVLVVAGSNSDKEFVEQGLALFNELGIEYEFKIFSAHRNLEDLTNYIKNLPNDFSIIIAVAGLAAALPGVISALTTLPVIGVPNDIGPLKGIDALLSMVQMPKGVPVATMGIGNHGMKNAAFFAKRILELEGKK, from the coding sequence ATGGCAAAAGTTCTTGTTGTTGCAGGAAGTAATTCTGATAAAGAATTTGTAGAACAAGGATTAGCATTATTTAATGAATTGGGTATAGAATATGAATTTAAAATCTTTAGCGCTCATAGGAATCTCGAGGATTTAACAAATTATATAAAGAATCTCCCTAACGACTTTAGCATTATTATAGCAGTAGCAGGGTTAGCTGCAGCTCTTCCTGGAGTAATTTCTGCACTTACAACACTTCCTGTAATTGGTGTTCCTAATGATATTGGTCCTTTAAAAGGAATTGATGCATTACTATCAATGGTACAAATGCCAAAAGGGGTACCTGTAGCAACGATGGGAATAGGCAATCACGGAATGAAAAATGCTGCATTTTTTGCTAAAAGAATATTAGAGTTGGAGGGAAAAAAATGA
- the purC gene encoding phosphoribosylaminoimidazolesuccinocarboxamide synthase produces the protein MNAKNLKLLYEGKAKKIFEFTENEVIIFFKDDVTAFNGLKKDSLSGKGKINKKISKFFFDMLEKENIPTHFIKDIDENSFLAKKGKIIPLEVIVRNYTAGSFCKRYGLKKGIKFKNPILEYSLKNDELGDPMICKNIILSLNLIENNLLEKIENYSLKINNIISNFLLEKNLILVDYKLEFGINNNEIFLADEISPDTCRFWDKNTMESFDKDIYRENKGNLIDKYKEFLRRINL, from the coding sequence ATGAATGCAAAAAATTTAAAGTTATTATATGAAGGAAAAGCAAAAAAAATTTTTGAATTCACAGAAAATGAAGTAATAATTTTTTTCAAAGATGATGTTACTGCTTTTAATGGATTAAAAAAAGACTCATTAAGCGGAAAAGGAAAAATAAATAAAAAGATTTCAAAATTCTTTTTTGATATGTTAGAAAAGGAAAATATACCTACTCACTTTATTAAAGATATTGACGAAAACTCTTTTTTAGCAAAAAAAGGAAAAATAATACCTTTAGAAGTAATTGTTAGAAATTATACAGCAGGTAGTTTTTGTAAAAGATATGGTTTAAAAAAAGGTATTAAATTTAAAAATCCTATATTAGAGTACTCTTTAAAAAATGATGAATTAGGTGATCCAATGATTTGTAAAAATATAATTTTATCTTTAAATTTAATTGAAAATAATTTATTAGAAAAAATTGAAAATTATTCATTAAAAATAAATAATATTATTTCTAATTTTTTATTAGAAAAAAATTTAATTTTAGTTGATTACAAATTGGAATTTGGAATTAATAATAACGAGATATTTTTAGCCGATGAAATTTCTCCAGACACATGTAGATTTTGGGATAAAAACACAATGGAATCATTTGATAAAGATATATATAGAGAAAATAAAGGTAACTTAATAGATAAATATAAAGAATTTTTAAGGAGGATAAATTTATGA
- the purS gene encoding phosphoribosylformylglycinamidine synthase subunit PurS: MKKYIFEALITLKNGILDPQGIATQKVLKRLNYPVNNIKFGKLIEFEIVTDNIENAKKIAEDITFNTLINPVLENFELKILKEIEL, encoded by the coding sequence ATGAAAAAATATATTTTTGAAGCTTTAATCACATTAAAAAATGGAATATTAGATCCTCAAGGTATAGCAACTCAAAAAGTATTAAAAAGATTAAATTATCCTGTTAATAATATTAAATTTGGAAAATTAATTGAATTTGAAATAGTTACTGATAATATTGAAAATGCCAAAAAAATTGCTGAAGATATAACATTTAATACTTTAATAAATCCCGTATTAGAAAATTTTGAATTAAAAATACTAAAGGAGATAGAACTATGA
- the purQ gene encoding phosphoribosylformylglycinamidine synthase subunit PurQ: MNAGIIVFPGTNCDRDAEFALKMCGFNTEYVWHDFTNISKYNLIFIPGGFSYGDYLRAGVLARFSPVMKEIEKYILNNKGYVIGVCNGFQILTEAGILRGALTKNKSLKFICKDVELKIMNKNTIFTKHIKKNNLIIPIAHGEGNYYIENYEELKNKNLIAFEYIENPNGSIGNIAGIYNEKFNVLGMMPHPERNSVNLLGNGDGREILLSIRRSIENEYIL; this comes from the coding sequence ATAAATGCTGGAATAATTGTATTCCCAGGAACAAATTGTGATAGGGATGCGGAATTTGCATTAAAAATGTGTGGTTTTAATACAGAATACGTTTGGCATGATTTCACAAATATATCAAAATATAATCTTATTTTTATACCTGGCGGTTTCTCATATGGAGATTATTTAAGAGCAGGCGTGTTAGCAAGGTTTTCACCAGTAATGAAAGAAATTGAAAAATATATTTTAAACAATAAAGGTTATGTTATAGGTGTTTGTAATGGGTTTCAAATTTTAACTGAAGCTGGTATTTTACGAGGGGCATTAACAAAAAATAAATCATTGAAATTCATTTGTAAAGATGTTGAATTAAAAATTATGAATAAAAATACTATTTTTACTAAACATATTAAAAAAAACAATTTAATAATTCCTATTGCTCACGGAGAAGGAAATTATTATATTGAAAACTATGAAGAATTAAAAAATAAAAATCTTATTGCTTTTGAATATATTGAAAACCCAAATGGATCAATTGGTAATATAGCTGGTATATATAATGAAAAATTTAATGTTTTAGGAATGATGCCGCATCCGGAAAGAAATTCCGTTAATTTATTGGGAAATGGTGATGGAAGAGAAATTTTACTCTCTATCAGGAGGTCAATTGAAAATGAATACATTTTATAA
- the purL gene encoding phosphoribosylformylglycinamidine synthase subunit PurL codes for MNTFYKKLGLKDFEYEKIKKDLKREPNELELYMYSAQWSEHCGYKHSKDLLKKLPKNIDGENAGYVTIDDFAIVFKVESHNHPSAVEPYQGAATGIGGIVRDILAMGARPIALLDSLRFGIDQKSKNIFEGVISGISGYGNSIGVPTVSGETFFDDSFNSNPLVNVMCLGIVKKDQLSSSKANAPEKLYVYVGSKTGRDGIHGASFASKELSGKDDRPSVQIGDPFSEKNLIEATLEILKIDGVLACQDMGAAGILSSSSEMSFKGNLGCELYMENVPLREANMEPWEILLSESQERMLFLVEPGIEKEIEKIANKYFLDFSIIGKTINGKNIKIYKNGNLLSDIPIYSLVDAPSLYRKTIKPKYIEEIKHNNIKINIDLKDALKKMVKNINIANKSWIFEQYDYMVGTNTLIKPGKADASVLWLKGTNKGIAVAIDGNSYYSYIDPYEGSKNIVFEAARNIISVGAIPLGITDNMNFGNPEDDIVMWQFEKSIEGIADACKILNIPVTGGNVSFYNESKNKAILPTPVIGIVGEVNINNIMDMTFKKPLDKVYLIGKVHLDKSKIGGSIYQKILQNTIFGEIDTVNPDYEIKIHNAILSLIKNNIVNSVHDVSKGGIAIAILESALNGNIGFNGEIGNTLEEIFGENQSRFLVSVPPEKSIFLEDLLKLHKVEFKCIGEVMPRDYGINFGFGKFEFEELYNLYFNSIKVYMEE; via the coding sequence ATGAATACATTTTATAAAAAATTAGGATTAAAAGATTTTGAATATGAAAAAATAAAAAAAGATTTAAAAAGAGAACCAAATGAATTAGAATTATATATGTATTCCGCACAATGGTCAGAACATTGCGGATACAAGCACTCAAAAGATCTTTTAAAAAAGCTTCCAAAAAATATTGATGGTGAAAATGCAGGATATGTTACTATAGATGATTTCGCAATCGTTTTTAAAGTAGAAAGCCACAATCATCCAAGTGCTGTTGAACCATATCAAGGTGCTGCTACAGGAATTGGTGGAATAGTTAGAGATATTTTAGCCATGGGAGCAAGACCTATTGCATTACTAGATTCCTTGCGCTTTGGTATAGATCAAAAATCAAAAAATATATTTGAAGGTGTAATTTCTGGAATTAGCGGATATGGAAACTCTATTGGAGTACCAACAGTTTCTGGAGAAACTTTTTTTGATGACAGTTTTAATTCGAATCCTCTAGTAAATGTAATGTGTTTAGGCATTGTAAAAAAAGATCAATTATCTTCTTCAAAAGCAAATGCTCCTGAAAAATTATATGTATATGTTGGTTCAAAAACAGGAAGAGATGGTATTCATGGTGCTTCTTTTGCTTCTAAAGAGTTATCCGGTAAAGATGATAGACCTTCTGTACAAATAGGAGATCCATTTTCTGAAAAGAATTTAATAGAAGCTACATTGGAAATATTAAAAATAGATGGCGTTTTAGCATGTCAAGATATGGGGGCAGCCGGAATACTAAGTTCTTCATCTGAAATGTCTTTTAAGGGAAATTTAGGATGTGAATTATATATGGAAAATGTTCCATTAAGAGAAGCAAATATGGAACCATGGGAAATATTACTTTCAGAATCTCAAGAAAGAATGCTTTTTTTAGTTGAACCTGGTATAGAAAAAGAAATAGAAAAAATAGCTAATAAATATTTTTTAGATTTTAGTATTATTGGAAAAACAATTAATGGAAAAAATATAAAAATATATAAAAATGGAAATTTATTATCAGATATACCAATATATTCATTAGTAGATGCTCCATCGTTATATAGAAAAACTATAAAACCAAAATACATTGAGGAAATTAAGCATAATAATATCAAGATCAATATAGATCTTAAAGATGCGTTGAAAAAAATGGTGAAAAATATAAACATAGCTAACAAATCATGGATTTTTGAACAGTATGATTATATGGTAGGTACAAATACTTTAATTAAACCAGGTAAAGCCGATGCATCTGTATTATGGTTAAAAGGTACAAATAAAGGAATAGCGGTAGCTATTGATGGAAATAGTTACTATTCATATATAGATCCATATGAAGGAAGTAAAAATATTGTTTTTGAAGCTGCTAGAAATATTATATCAGTAGGTGCTATTCCTTTAGGTATAACAGATAACATGAATTTTGGAAACCCAGAAGACGACATTGTTATGTGGCAGTTTGAAAAAAGCATTGAAGGAATAGCAGATGCTTGTAAAATATTAAACATACCTGTTACAGGAGGAAATGTAAGTTTCTATAACGAATCTAAAAATAAAGCAATATTACCAACACCCGTTATTGGAATTGTTGGAGAAGTTAATATAAATAATATTATGGATATGACTTTTAAAAAACCCTTGGATAAAGTATATTTAATTGGAAAAGTACATTTAGATAAATCGAAAATAGGAGGAAGTATTTACCAAAAAATTTTACAAAATACGATATTTGGAGAAATTGATACCGTAAATCCAGATTATGAAATAAAAATACATAATGCTATTTTAAGTTTAATAAAAAATAACATTGTAAATTCCGTCCATGATGTTTCTAAAGGAGGTATTGCTATTGCAATTTTAGAATCCGCATTAAATGGAAACATTGGATTTAACGGAGAAATCGGAAATACCTTAGAAGAAATATTTGGAGAAAATCAATCTAGATTTTTAGTTTCTGTCCCTCCAGAAAAAAGCATTTTTCTTGAAGATTTACTTAAATTGCACAAAGTTGAATTTAAATGTATAGGTGAAGTTATGCCAAGAGACTATGGTATAAATTTTGGTTTTGGGAAATTTGAATTCGAAGAACTATATAACCTATACTTTAATTCAATTAAAGTATATATGGAGGAATAA
- the purF gene encoding amidophosphoribosyltransferase: MLMEECGVFGVVLKNNENSIPFVIEGLIALQHRGQESAGIAYVSNNEIKVHKRMGMVIDVFENYNKMFSDLAIGHVRYSTKGKSDIQNAQPFHVRYKNEHFAIAHNGQIENAETLRKELEENGTIFLTDSDTELILHILIKNINKDISKWTIEEISKTIFQYIRPSYSLLLLFKDKLIAIRDKYGYRPLYYYISESGYYISSEDSGFNFLDPNNANIFEVLPGEAIEFSKSGIKKFKIPTKEKKYCFFEHIYFARPDSNIFGRNVHLTREDLGRICAIENPVEADIVVPVLDSGLSAALGYSKESKIPIELGLMRNRYVGRTFIAPNQKDREIGVKRKLPPISKVIEGKRIILVDDSIVRGTTMKNIVSMLRKSGASEIHIRVSSPKVINTCHWGVDIPKKEDLIAYKLSLKELKDELKADSIGYVSINGIKKILKEEFNYYCLNCFKNN, from the coding sequence ATGTTAATGGAAGAATGTGGTGTTTTCGGAGTTGTATTAAAAAATAACGAAAACTCAATTCCTTTTGTTATTGAAGGATTAATAGCATTACAACATAGAGGCCAAGAATCTGCAGGAATAGCTTATGTTTCAAATAATGAAATTAAAGTACACAAAAGAATGGGAATGGTTATAGATGTCTTTGAAAACTATAATAAAATGTTTAGCGATTTAGCAATTGGTCATGTTAGATATTCTACAAAAGGTAAATCTGATATACAAAATGCACAACCTTTTCATGTAAGGTATAAAAACGAACACTTTGCTATTGCACATAATGGTCAAATAGAAAATGCTGAAACCTTAAGAAAAGAGTTAGAAGAAAATGGCACTATTTTCTTAACTGATAGTGATACTGAATTAATTCTTCATATACTTATAAAAAATATTAATAAAGATATTTCTAAGTGGACAATTGAAGAAATTTCTAAAACAATATTTCAATATATTAGGCCTTCATATTCATTACTTTTATTATTTAAAGACAAATTAATTGCAATAAGAGATAAATATGGATATAGACCTTTATACTACTATATATCAGAAAGCGGATATTATATTTCTTCAGAAGATAGTGGGTTTAACTTTTTAGATCCAAATAATGCTAATATATTCGAAGTATTACCAGGAGAAGCAATAGAATTTTCAAAATCAGGAATTAAAAAATTCAAAATACCTACAAAAGAAAAAAAATATTGTTTTTTTGAACATATTTATTTTGCCAGACCAGATTCAAATATTTTTGGTAGAAATGTTCATCTAACTCGAGAAGATTTAGGAAGAATATGTGCAATTGAAAATCCTGTAGAAGCTGATATAGTTGTGCCAGTTTTAGATAGTGGGTTATCAGCTGCATTAGGTTATTCAAAAGAAAGTAAAATACCTATTGAATTAGGTTTAATGCGTAATAGATATGTAGGAAGAACATTCATTGCACCAAATCAAAAAGATAGAGAAATTGGAGTCAAAAGAAAATTACCTCCTATTTCTAAAGTAATAGAAGGGAAAAGAATTATTTTAGTTGACGATTCAATTGTTAGAGGTACAACTATGAAAAATATTGTTAGTATGCTTAGAAAATCTGGTGCATCTGAAATACATATTAGAGTAAGCAGTCCTAAGGTAATAAATACATGTCATTGGGGGGTTGATATACCTAAAAAGGAAGATTTAATTGCATATAAACTTTCATTAAAAGAATTAAAAGACGAATTAAAAGCTGATTCAATAGGATATGTTTCAATTAACGGAATAAAAAAAATATTAAAAGAAGAGTTCAATTATTATTGTTTAAATTGCTTTAAAAACAATTAA
- the purM gene encoding phosphoribosylformylglycinamidine cyclo-ligase: MNYKNSGVNIDEANKMLFKIKNKLKDNADMYAGIFDIREIIKNYNNPLLVASTDGVGTKMILLEKEKRWDIAAQDLVGMVLNDLVCVGAKPLFFLDYYATGKLNSEEGAEFLNYLIKILNTFDCQLIGGETAELPGLLINNKVDVAGFAVGIVEKEKILGKNKVNDGDIIVGLKSNGIHSNGYSLVRKLLEEKKLRYSEKLIAPTKLMVNQTLSIRNYINAAAHITGGGIIENLSRVIPDGLCAKIHVNWDFHEIFHEILNAGVSLQESFKTFNMGIGMIYILKPENLEIIKNILYDEEIIELGIIKKGKEKIELQW, from the coding sequence ATGAATTACAAAAACAGTGGAGTAAATATAGACGAAGCAAATAAAATGTTATTTAAAATTAAAAATAAATTAAAAGATAATGCCGATATGTATGCTGGTATTTTTGATATTAGAGAAATTATAAAAAATTATAATAATCCATTATTAGTCGCAAGTACTGATGGTGTTGGAACTAAAATGATTTTATTAGAAAAAGAAAAAAGATGGGATATTGCTGCTCAAGATTTAGTTGGAATGGTTTTAAATGATTTAGTATGTGTCGGAGCTAAACCTTTATTTTTTCTTGATTATTATGCTACAGGGAAATTAAACAGCGAAGAAGGGGCAGAATTTTTAAATTATTTAATTAAAATATTGAATACATTTGATTGTCAATTAATTGGAGGAGAAACAGCAGAATTACCTGGATTACTGATAAATAACAAAGTAGACGTTGCCGGTTTTGCTGTTGGTATAGTAGAAAAAGAAAAAATTTTAGGAAAAAACAAAGTAAACGATGGTGATATTATAGTTGGGTTAAAATCTAATGGAATTCATTCAAATGGATATTCCTTAGTTAGAAAATTATTAGAAGAGAAAAAATTACGCTATTCTGAAAAATTAATTGCACCAACAAAATTAATGGTTAATCAAACATTAAGTATTAGAAATTATATAAATGCTGCAGCTCATATAACCGGTGGTGGAATTATTGAAAATTTATCAAGAGTAATACCGGATGGATTATGCGCAAAAATACATGTTAACTGGGATTTTCATGAGATTTTTCATGAAATTTTGAATGCTGGAGTTTCTTTGCAAGAATCATTTAAAACTTTCAATATGGGTATAGGTATGATATATATTTTGAAACCTGAAAATTTAGAGATAATTAAAAATATTTTATATGATGAAGAAATTATTGAGTTAGGAATTATTAAAAAAGGAAAAGAAAAAATTGAATTGCAGTGGTGA
- the purN gene encoding phosphoribosylglycinamide formyltransferase: MKKKIIILASGNGSNFEAIVNKLRNKYSIKLISENKEAYVLQRAINLYVDYEIINYKNFENRDLYNKKLFEKLKKEKPDLIVLAGYMKILPDYIVDFFSKRIINIHPSLLPAFKGLNAIKKAYDYGVKYTGVTIHYVNNELDGGEIIAQDIVKIETEDTLHSLEEKIHKIEHKLYPKVIDKILRRM; encoded by the coding sequence ATGAAAAAAAAAATTATTATTTTAGCTTCAGGAAATGGTTCTAATTTTGAAGCAATAGTTAATAAATTAAGGAATAAATATAGTATAAAATTGATAAGCGAAAATAAAGAAGCATATGTTTTACAAAGAGCTATAAACTTATATGTAGATTATGAAATAATAAATTATAAAAATTTTGAAAATAGGGATTTATATAATAAAAAGTTATTTGAAAAATTAAAAAAGGAAAAACCAGATTTAATTGTTTTAGCTGGTTATATGAAAATTTTACCTGACTATATAGTAGACTTCTTTTCAAAAAGAATTATTAATATTCATCCATCATTATTACCTGCATTTAAAGGATTAAATGCTATAAAAAAAGCATATGATTACGGAGTAAAATATACAGGAGTAACTATTCATTACGTTAATAATGAATTAGATGGAGGAGAAATAATTGCTCAAGATATTGTAAAAATAGAAACTGAAGACACATTACATTCTCTTGAAGAAAAAATACATAAAATTGAACATAAACTTTATCCAAAAGTTATTGATAAAATTTTAAGAAGGATGTGA
- the purH gene encoding bifunctional phosphoribosylaminoimidazolecarboxamide formyltransferase/IMP cyclohydrolase, with the protein MKRAIISAYYKDNLEILAKELIKHNYEIISTGKTALYLEKKGIKTKKVEEITNFPEILNGRVKTLHPNIHGGILAKYDDKIILEKFNIQKIDLVYVNLYPFEEMIKKINKIDDLIEFIDIGGPAMLRAAAKNYKNTLVLTDINDFDLIKENINAVDDNTRLYLASKAFNLTAYYDSLISSYFNKILNINFPNYKSLPLKKENKLRYGENPHQNAAYYKNTIENGFFNTIEQLNGKELSYNNYKDIDIAWKIVNEFEELTCCTLKHQTPCGVAIGKDNYDSYIKAYNCDPISIFGGIVAFNHKVDLNTANELNKIFLEIIVAPDYDYDALEILKKKKNLRIIKVYNPPNEKLEYSSIDGGILVQERDLKLYNELKIVTKNKIDDELLEELIFAFKVVKYVKSNAIVVSRNKMAIGIGTGQPNRIWAAIEALDRGKNGIVLASDAFLPFDDVVKKAAEYNIKGIIQPGGSIRDEDSIKAANELGIHMIFTNMRHFKH; encoded by the coding sequence ATGAAAAGAGCTATAATTTCAGCATATTATAAAGATAATTTAGAAATTTTAGCAAAAGAATTAATTAAACATAATTATGAAATAATTTCCACAGGGAAAACCGCATTATATCTTGAGAAAAAAGGAATAAAAACAAAAAAAGTTGAAGAAATCACAAATTTTCCTGAAATATTAAATGGTAGAGTAAAAACTTTACACCCTAATATTCACGGGGGTATATTAGCAAAATATGATGATAAAATAATTTTAGAAAAATTTAATATACAAAAAATTGATTTAGTATATGTTAATTTATACCCTTTTGAAGAAATGATTAAAAAAATTAATAAAATAGATGATTTAATAGAATTTATTGACATTGGCGGTCCAGCTATGTTAAGAGCTGCTGCTAAAAATTATAAAAATACATTGGTATTAACAGATATAAATGACTTTGATTTAATTAAAGAAAATATAAATGCTGTTGATGATAATACAAGATTATATCTTGCTTCAAAAGCTTTTAATTTAACAGCTTATTATGATTCTTTAATATCATCATACTTTAATAAAATATTAAATATTAATTTTCCAAACTATAAATCATTACCTTTAAAAAAAGAAAATAAACTTAGATATGGAGAAAATCCACATCAAAATGCTGCATATTATAAAAATACAATAGAAAATGGCTTTTTTAATACTATTGAACAATTAAATGGAAAGGAGTTATCTTATAACAACTATAAAGACATTGATATAGCTTGGAAAATTGTTAATGAGTTTGAAGAATTAACTTGTTGTACATTAAAACACCAAACTCCTTGTGGTGTTGCTATTGGCAAAGATAATTATGATTCTTATATTAAAGCATACAATTGCGATCCTATATCTATTTTTGGTGGAATTGTTGCTTTTAATCATAAAGTTGATTTAAATACTGCTAATGAATTAAATAAAATATTCTTAGAAATTATAGTAGCTCCTGATTATGATTATGATGCTTTGGAAATATTAAAGAAAAAAAAGAATTTAAGAATAATAAAAGTATATAATCCTCCTAATGAAAAATTAGAATATAGTTCTATTGATGGTGGAATTTTAGTACAGGAAAGAGATCTTAAGTTATATAATGAGCTAAAAATTGTAACTAAAAATAAAATTGATGATGAATTATTAGAAGAATTAATTTTTGCTTTTAAAGTAGTTAAATATGTAAAATCAAATGCTATTGTAGTTTCAAGAAACAAAATGGCTATTGGAATAGGCACAGGGCAACCAAATAGAATTTGGGCTGCTATAGAAGCATTAGATAGAGGGAAAAACGGAATTGTTTTAGCCTCCGATGCATTTTTACCTTTTGATGATGTAGTAAAAAAAGCAGCTGAATATAATATTAAAGGAATTATCCAACCAGGAGGATCAATTAGAGATGAAGATTCCATAAAAGCAGCTAATGAATTAGGAATTCATATGATATTCACAAATATGAGACATTTCAAACATTAG